The Solanum dulcamara chromosome 6, daSolDulc1.2, whole genome shotgun sequence genome contains the following window.
agagtttgttatactcgccatttatgttgatgacataaatctcgttgaaacccctgaagaggtccaaaaggcaattgaatatctaaagaaagaatttaaaatgaaagaccttaggaagacaaaactttgtctaggtctgcaaattgaacatttagcatacggggtttttgtccatcaatctgtctacactgagaaaatcttaaaaagattttacatggataaagcacatccattaagtactccaatggttgttcgatcacttgaagtggaaaaagatcaatttcgacctccagaagaggatgaagaaattcttggtcctgaagtaccatatctcagtgctattggtgcacttatgtatcttgctaattCAACgagacctgatataacattttctgttaatttgctagcaaggtataatTCATCCACAACGCGAAGACATtgaaacggtatcaaacatattttgcgatacctgaagggtactattgatatggatTAGTTTTATACTAAAAAGGTTGcgtagaccttattggttatgcagatgcaggttatttatcagacccacataaagctcgatcttaGACAGGctgcgatctacaaagcagtacattgttgctacttcttcaaatcatgctgaaataatagctaTTGATGAAgtaagtagagaatgtgtgtggttgagattgatgatacaattcatcaaagaaagatgcggtcTGGAAAAGGATGTTAAAGTATCCatagttatattcgaagacaatgccgcgtgcatagctcaatagAAAGATGACTTCATAAAAGAAGACCgaacgaaatatatttcaccaaaattattcttcacacatgatctacagaagaatgatgatattgatgtacaacaagttcgttcgagtgataatcttgtagatttattcacaaaggcattaccaacatcaacttttaagaaattaagatataagattggaatgcgtcgtttccaaaatatcaaatgaagttttcatcatgGGGAGTAgaatacgcgttgtactctttttcccttaaccatggttttgtcccactgggttttcctggtaaggtttttaatgagccagcaatcaaggcgtattatcagttgtgtgtactcttttttcttcattaggctttttcccactaggtctttcctagtaaggttttaacgaggcacaatatctatgaatattgaaaataactatgtctattatttcttgtaaaattttttttcacgtggacatccaagggggagtattatgtAAATGAATGTCCCTTTAATGGAGTTTTTTTCTACATGGGCCCCACCttaagtgggcaagttgcccactagttatctttttcttctttctagctTGTTCTCCTGTCTATAAATGCCAATCTTTGGCTTTGAGAATAGATATACGGAAATACTACATTTTTCTCTCCTGTTTTCCGTTCTTTCTTGTTTTTTAATTCTTAAATATTGTTGTGTTAGTTATATTTCATAACAAAATACACATTTttctttctatatttatttattcaaacaATCCTGACATTTTGTCCGCTGACAAAAATTGATTTAGTGATCCACTGTACGTACTATAATTATTTAGTTTCACAAAAATGAACAATATATATCATGATTTACATCCGATTTTATCAAATCAGTATATCAGTTGATGCTCAATATATTAGACCTTAGATAAGTTCTTATTATTCTATTAGTAGTAGTactatatatgataatataactATATTTCCTCAAATTCTTCTCCAAAAAAGCATGTGAATTAATCCATTTTAAGAACACAACAATGACTACAAAGttctttttctccttcttcCTCTATTGGTTCAAAAGCTCTCCAACCATTAGCAATTGCTGACGTGTCGAACACGTGGACTTCAGTCCTCGTTATCGATATCTCACCAGCTGGCATCCTGTATCCAGCTAAGAAGTAGAGCTGAGTCCCTATAGGTGCCATGGTGCAAAATATTCTTTGCATAGGTGGCAACTTTGCCAACGTGGCATCTGACGTGGATATTGGTGAATTTGAGCCATCCACTATATTCCATATATTTAAGTTTTCATCATAGGCTTCAATATGTCCTTTCCATGCATTTAAACAATCACCTGAGCTGAATAATTTGCCATCAACATTTACTATTTGATTAGGTGGAACATCTAGGTCCCACATTCTTGCCACGTACTCCCAATTTTGTCTACGTGGATCGTACAGCTCAGCAGAGCTTCGTTCCATCATATATGGTCCTTGGCTGTCTCTATTTCCCCTTTTAGCGAATCCTCCCACCACATAAATTTTACctatttaagaaaaatagaaagataattAGCCGTGTGTCTATcggaaataattttttacctcATATAAAGGTAAAAATAAGGTCGCATAAACTCCTCTCTTTCTAGACACTTCTTATTATTAGATCATAttggatatgttattgttgcAGTAAGAAAAAGACAAAATTAAGGAAAAGTTTTGAAGCTTAAAAATATTGCTactgttttttaaaaaatactacgCGTATAAGAACTATTCAGGAAAATTCATACAAGTTTCTttagaatataataaaataaaacatatattGCACGCATATTAActtagtcacttctgaacaccAAGTTTTAAACGTATTAATAATTTCAAGAATAATGAAAAACACATTCAATAATTTAACGTGTATTTTAAGGTCCAACTCCATCTACGCCATAGTTTAAAAGCCTTTAGAAAGGTACTATGCTACCTATGTGGGCCTTTCTTCATCAATACTATAAGGATCTAAGTTATACATTGATAacgtaatttttttaataattaattagtgtaTGTTAATCTACTATTAACCGATTAATTGTAATTTTATTATGTTGCCAAGTGAGTAATACTTTGATGGAAATTTgaaggaaaaataaagaagttaAGAGGGCAGTCAACGTGGGCCGATTGGAAGTGGGTCAAAATTGGTCCATTAGTCCATACGTGGGCCGGGTTCAGCAGACAGCCCAGCAAACCTCTCCGACACACATGATACCTACCCCTTTCCCTTTAAGGTCATTTGCACTTTTTCCCTATTTTGTGTTGATGCTCAAGTTACGCCACTCAtaataaataactttttttgaGGGATATAAGTTTTTATTTTCGTATTATAATATTCCACATGTTAAGTGTGGATATGACTTCAATTTCTAAAGAATTTATGCCCTACTAAACACAAGTTCAACTACTTAATTGAAGGACATGACATGCAATTGTATGTTCCGTTCAGGCCTAGCCCCTTATGATCGAGCATAAGAGGGAAAGTCAATCATTCGACGAGTATGTGTAAATATTCTTATATAATAAGTTTACATAACTCAAAACTTAGGTAATAATGTAACAAAAGTACTAGTCAACATTACCTTGCCATGGCACGGCAACAGATTTATACCTCAAGGTGCTCATATTTGGTAACAATTCCCATTCATCTTTAGCAGGATCATAAATCTCAGCAAACGAGGTACCTTCAGCGCAATCCAACGTTGTTTGTCCACCTGCAACATAAATTTTACCATCTTTACAAGTACACGCAAAATTATACCTTGGCGTAGTTAAAGGAGCACAAGTTGACCAAGTATCCACACGCGTATCATATTTAAGCACCGAAGAGCGCACACGTCCTAGCCTCATTTCTTGAACATAATTATCGTCACCAACAATAGCCTTGTAATAATGTATCCCTCCTATTACATAAATTGTTTCGCCAATTGAAACCATGGCGAAACTTTTTATGACTTGGTTTTCGACAAGGCCTGGAATTGTAGTGAGTCGATGCCATGAATTTGTTGAAGGGTGATAACACGATAGCCAATTCGACATGTTAATGTTAGGAGTATAGTCTTTTCCACAAAAAGAGGCGTAAATACGATAATATTGATCATCATTTTCTTGAGATCGAGTAGGATTTCGTGAAGGAGATGAAATAGAACCCATGTTAATACTATTTGGTTATTTTTCTTGGAAGAGGAGGAGCCTTTTTTAGTGTGACATTGGGTGAAATATATAGGTATTAGCGGCCAACGCAAAATACCAAAGAGTTGTTGCCTTGTTGGAGTTTATCCCTATGGACTTCTTGTTGATATGCATGGTAATTAACGTACGTATATAtcatgtcatatatatatatatatatggaaacTAGTTCCCTTGTTAATTTCGTTGAACGCTGACAATATAAAGAATATTATAATTCTGtcatttaataaatattaattggtAAATCtaaattaaaggaaaaattacataatttgaACCCATTCGTCAaactatttatcaaaattgGACCCAATTCAAACTATTTATCCTTAATGGATCCATGACCCAAATTATTTACGCGCCTACCCacattctcttttttatttcgCGCATGACGTCAGCATCACAATTATGAATTAATCCTCTGTGATATTTCATCGGTATATTAATgtcatatcggtatcatataggactgAGCTTAATACTCtgtgatactccgtcggtaTATTAATACCGTATCTTATTTATTAAGAATTATATAAGaaacaattaagaaaaaattatgacagtcacaatcttatttattaaacactGAATTagtagaaatatatttttataatattttttctctttttgcaaattgtatctaaattatgtctgttttaaatatttttaaattaaaatattgaagaatTGAAACATATAACAATGATACCATGACAATATGTAGATATACCGTAATGGTATTATGGATGATTGAGTAATTTCATTGAAGAATTGAAGCAAATCTCAATGAAAACACTGTTCAATTACTCTTTGATACCACCAGAGTATATTATAATTTGATGGTATATATCAAGGAGGGAAGAAATAGTCTTTCAATGAAGACACTGCTCAGTTACTCTTTGATACCAGCAAAGTATATTCATATACTGTAATATACTGTGATGGTATCACAGAGGAAAAAAAGGTGGATGCTGATGTCAGCATGACGTCAACacactaatttaaaataaaaatgaggtatgaaagtaatggaaCATTTAAGGGCAAACATTTTACTTTTTTGGGACATAAATGTTCTTTTCCCTAAATTAAATGCTTAGCAATGGAAATACTTTCTCCGTTCAACAATActtgtataatatattgaattcaaaatgtattacaattattgtttatatttatttcctttattgtgtcaaaaatacattatatatgtatttacattaaaaatgtattacaattaatgtttatatttatttcctttattGTGTCAGAAatacattatatatgtatttacatTAAAAAATCATCTTATTTAAAAAAGCAGtaaaatcatcatttttatAATTAGTGATGTGGCACCTCTCAAAAGCTAGGATTcttatatatcttttttttcaattttttgagctttttcttatttttaatttatgtaataaggttaaaaaaataataatataacaatgggttacaataaaatttaatgtTTATCTATAACTGTAAATTAGTTGCAATGAAAACAATAAAGAGTAGTAAATACAATAAAGAATAATGGTAAATGGAGATAGTGAAGAGTCatagaggccgtttggattgacttttcagctttttttgagtgtttcaCTGGTtaacttaaagttattttttgcttaaaataagccctaataaatagttgagtttatttggatAAGCTTATTTTAAGGAGTTTCTAAATTGAAAACAggttataagtcaaaaaaaaaggtTGACCTGCacttacttttttaaaaaaacttataagcagttttcaacttataaactgtctaaaaataagtcaatccaaacaggctaataGGCTCATTGCATAAGTAGACCTTTCTAAAACTTTTGAGTCACCGGATAGTCAATTGCTTCAAAAGAGTCCTTTCTTCAAAGGATTTGTTTTCCCTGGGTAAGAAGTCTATCCATGACTATTGAGtttccttttttccttttccatgattattgaatttgCAACTCCTCATTTTATGGTgtaaaatattgttagaggtatgcaggaaaataatattatttaatcaCTCTAAAAAGAGATTGATACAGTTTAGATCTTTCGTAATTTATCGAGCTGCTTTGACAACTTAGTATCACGACCTCGACCCGTCGTAACTGGCACCTACTCTAACTTTTCGGTGGAAGAACCATCCTAAACaacccaacaacaataatcgcaAAATATACACAATTTTAAAGATACGGAAGCAGGTTTAAATCACGAATAAATAttgagttctcataaactcagaaaacgCCTAGTTATCAACCTAAAATATGCGAAAGTAAAtatatcctaggaactgaaagtcgtccATACTAAAATTCTAACAAATATCAATGTAAGAAAAGGGGAACACTTCCAAAAGAAgtaaaaatactacacaaagtCTGAACATCTGAGTTCCGAAAGAAGGATTGAGACTAATGAGGAAGTCCATGGCAGCATGACAAAATAACTCACTCTTGAACTTCGAACAAGATTTTACTCTTCTAACCGAGGTCTCTCTGCAGCCGACTGAATATGTCTTGTACTAAATAAAATGGcaaagcaagagtagtattagtatACTAAAATAACGGTGTATTGGTAGAATCATGCGGTTAGTCAGTAAGAGGATCATAgataagtaaattcaacacaataggcatatacatatacaaaataagtcaactaatctcaagttcaaccataTTCAGTAACATCACAACTCAATACCTttcacatgctataacttcacacaaggATCCTCTCAAGGAACGTACAAATAATTAACtttgtgtcggaatatgacactcgatccaaacaTATCACAATTACAATTACATTTAGTATTTACAATacttatatcaccaagaacaggttcatcacaaataCAGGCCATCAAGTGATTATTTcatacataatctagcatgtttccc
Protein-coding sequences here:
- the LOC129892660 gene encoding uncharacterized protein LOC129892660, with the protein product MGSISSPSRNPTRSQENDDQYYRIYASFCGKDYTPNINMSNWLSCYHPSTNSWHRLTTIPGLVENQVIKSFAMVSIGETIYVIGGIHYYKAIVGDDNYVQEMRLGRVRSSVLKYDTRVDTWSTCAPLTTPRYNFACTCKDGKIYVAGGQTTLDCAEGTSFAEIYDPAKDEWELLPNMSTLRYKSVAVPWQGKIYVVGGFAKRGNRDSQGPYMMERSSAELYDPRRQNWEYVARMWDLDVPPNQIVNVDGKLFSSGDCLNAWKGHIEAYDENLNIWNIVDGSNSPISTSDATLAKLPPMQRIFCTMAPIGTQLYFLAGYRMPAGEISITRTEVHVFDTSAIANGWRAFEPIEEEGEKELCSHCCVLKMD